From Scleropages formosus chromosome 1, fSclFor1.1, whole genome shotgun sequence, a single genomic window includes:
- the idh1 gene encoding isocitrate dehydrogenase [NADP] cytoplasmic encodes MLQKIKGGSVVEMQGDEMTRVIWELIKEKLIFPYVELDLHSYDLGIEHRDATEDRVTVEAAEAVRRYNVGIKCATITPDEKRVEEFKLKQMWRSPNGTIRNILGGTVFREAIICKNIPRLVSGWVKPIIIGRHAHGDQYKATDFVVPGPGRVEMTYTPNSGEPVTFVVHDFKGSGGVALGMYNTDTSIRDFAHSSFQMALSKRWPLYLSTKNTILKKYDGRFKDIFQEIYEKEYQGKFEADGIWYEHRLIDDMVAQALKSEGGFIWACKNYDGDVQSDSVAQGYGSLGMMTSVLVCPDGRTVEAEAAHGTVTRHYRMHQQGKETSTNPIASIFAWTRGLAHRARLDGNKELRAFADTLEAVCVETIEAGFMTKDLAACIKGLPNVQRSDYLSTFEFLDKLAENLKLKLSSQPKL; translated from the exons ATGTTGCAGAAGATCAAGGGTGGATCGGTGGTGGAGATGCAAGGCGATGAGATGACCAGAGTGATCTGGGAGCTCATCAAGGAGAAGCTCATCTTCCCTTATGTAGAGCTGGACCTGCACAG TTACGACCTGGGCATAGAGCACCGGGATGCCACGGAGGATCGAGTCACCGTGGAGGCAGCGGAGGCGGTGCGGCGCTACAACGTCGGCATCAAGTGTGCCACCATCACGCCCGACGAGAAGCGTGTGGAAGAGTTCAAGCTCAAGCAGATGTGGCGTTCGCCCAACGGCACCATCCGCAACATCCTCGGCGGCACCGTGTTCCGTGAGGCCATCATCTGTAAGAACATCCCGCGCCTCGTGTCTGGTTGGGTCAAGCCCATCATCATCGGCAGACATGCCCACGGAGACCAG TACAAGGCCACGGATTTTGTGGTGCCGGGACCGGGCCGAGTGGAGATGACGTACACGCCAAACAGCGGGGAGCCCGTCACCTTCGTCGTGCACGACTTCAAAG GCAGCGGGGGTGTGGCGCTGGGCATGTACAACACGGACACGTCCATCCGGGACTTTGCCCACAGCTCCTTCCAAATGGCCCTGAGCAAGAGGTGGCCGCTCTACCTCAGCACCAAGAACACGATCCTGAAGAAGTATGACGGGCGCTTCAAGGACATCTTCCAGGAGATCTACGAGAA GGAGTACCAGGGCAAATTTGAGGCCGATGGCATCTGGTACGAGCACCGCTTGATTGACGACATGGTTGCTCAGGCCCTCAAGTCGGAGGGGGGCTTCATCTGGGCCTGCAAGAACTACGACGGAGACGTGCAGTCGGATTCCGTGGCACAAG GGTATGGTTCACTGGGTATGATGACCAGCGTGCTCGTCTGTCCGGACGGGCGAACTGTGGAGGCGGAGGCTGCTCACGGGACGGTGACCCGACATTATCGGATGCATCAGCAGGGCAAGGAGACGTCCACCAACCCCATCG CCTCCATCTTTGCGTGGACCCGGGGGCTGGCGCACCGCGCACGGCTGGACGGGAACAAGGAGCTGCGGGCGTTCGCCGACACCCTGGAGGCCGTGTGTGTCGAGACCATCGAGGCGGGTTTCATGACCAAAGATCTGGCTGCCTGCATCAAGGGCCTCCCCAA CGTCCAGCGCTCAGACTACCTCAGCACCTTCGAGTTTCTCGACAAGCTGGCGGAGAACCTGAAGCTGAAGCTCTCCAGCCAGCCCAAGCTGTGA